In the genome of Megalops cyprinoides isolate fMegCyp1 chromosome 7, fMegCyp1.pri, whole genome shotgun sequence, one region contains:
- the LOC118780765 gene encoding tumor protein p53-inducible nuclear protein 2 isoform X2, with translation MFQRLSSLFFGEVQDVSTELQGPKPSVTDADEEGWLLVNLPEGATAETSPMEDLLIEHPSMSVYVSPSNLSIVEESAASLAASVSIGTDPATPAVQNATHRRVTRGTAAQAGALAKVTQVTRVQRAKARVDRRHLSRNRIQRQNWVRDRAPRHAAHARGTFLHQPCQRSYSH, from the exons ATGTTCCAGCGCCTCAGCAGCCTGTTCTTTGGAGAGGTCCAAGATGTGTCCACGGAACTGCAGGGGCCCAAGCCAAGCGTGACTGACGCAGATGAGGAAGGCTGGCTATTGGTCAACCTGCCTG AAGGGGCCACCGCTGAGACCAGCCCCATGGAGGACCTACTCATCGAGCACCCCAGCATGTCCGTCTACGTGTCCCCAAGCAACCTGTCCATTGTCGAGGAGAGCGCAGCTAGCCTGGCCGCGAGTGTGAG CATTGGGACGGACCCGGCAACACCTGCTGTGCAGAACGCCACGCATCGCAGAGTCACCCGAGGCACGGCTGCCCAGGCCGGAGCTCTGGCCAAAGTGACCCAGGTGACCCGTGTCCAGCGGGCCAAGGCCCGGGTCGACCGCCGCCACCTCAGCCGCAACCGCATCCAGCGGCAGAACTGGGTGCGGGACCGCGCCCCCCGCCACGCCGCCCACGCCCGTGGGACCTTCCTGCATCAGCCATGCCAGCGCAGCTACAGCCACTGA
- the LOC118780765 gene encoding tumor protein p53-inducible nuclear protein 2 isoform X1 encodes MFQRLSSLFFGEVQDVSTELQGPKPSVTDADEEGWLLVNLPGEGNWVELGEGGTEAPAPSHSLPHSDCSEVELCRPSRTEASPPCSRYRTKVGRMRAVDLSSPVSPDGSLDRAVLSGPSPLPRGSTPVSPGSRSDCSSGHERCCMDESWFVTPPPCFTAEGATAETSPMEDLLIEHPSMSVYVSPSNLSIVEESAASLAASVSIGTDPATPAVQNATHRRVTRGTAAQAGALAKVTQVTRVQRAKARVDRRHLSRNRIQRQNWVRDRAPRHAAHARGTFLHQPCQRSYSH; translated from the exons ATGTTCCAGCGCCTCAGCAGCCTGTTCTTTGGAGAGGTCCAAGATGTGTCCACGGAACTGCAGGGGCCCAAGCCAAGCGTGACTGACGCAGATGAGGAAGGCTGGCTATTGGTCAACCTGCCTG GGGAAGGCAATTGGGTAGAGCTGGGAGAGGGTGGAACTGAGGCACCAGCACCATCACACTCATTGCCCCACAGTGATTGTTCGGAAGTGGAGCTATGCAGGCCCTCACGGACAGAGGCCTCTCCCCCGTGCAGTCGCTACAGGACTAAAGTTGGTAGGATGAGAGCAGTAGATCTCTCCTCCCCTGTCTCGCCCGATGGGTCATTGGACAGGGCGGTGCTGTCCGGCCCCTCCCCACTTCCGCGCGGTTCCACCCCGGTTTCCCCAGGCTCTCGGAGTGACTGTAGCAGTGGCCACGAGCGCTGCTGTATGGATGAGAGCTGGTTtgtcacccctcccccctgttTCACTGCAGAAGGGGCCACCGCTGAGACCAGCCCCATGGAGGACCTACTCATCGAGCACCCCAGCATGTCCGTCTACGTGTCCCCAAGCAACCTGTCCATTGTCGAGGAGAGCGCAGCTAGCCTGGCCGCGAGTGTGAG CATTGGGACGGACCCGGCAACACCTGCTGTGCAGAACGCCACGCATCGCAGAGTCACCCGAGGCACGGCTGCCCAGGCCGGAGCTCTGGCCAAAGTGACCCAGGTGACCCGTGTCCAGCGGGCCAAGGCCCGGGTCGACCGCCGCCACCTCAGCCGCAACCGCATCCAGCGGCAGAACTGGGTGCGGGACCGCGCCCCCCGCCACGCCGCCCACGCCCGTGGGACCTTCCTGCATCAGCCATGCCAGCGCAGCTACAGCCACTGA